From the Manihot esculenta cultivar AM560-2 chromosome 3, M.esculenta_v8, whole genome shotgun sequence genome, one window contains:
- the LOC110612214 gene encoding actin-related protein 2/3 complex subunit 2B isoform X2 encodes MRRELTMACFDKASPALKEILLKLYRAEKHVEIDHHLYEFGSVEYHIQSPAADLNHNYLSISTPLLSQGVLQSYGFSRYTLQMIKELCSDAIEIVDPPREGYQLTLKIDFSKIPREKDPEKVMTQISSVQAIILSSQLKEMLENVNSQVMYQGMYKPMKLVYHPREPFYVIKQPRKITAVFPMRFKEPSDVIIATAFFQELVDVGSSEKWAKAPPCTWSPIPPPELQGEPLEDLTTNGGFVSFDISSRHVEGKKLDKTVWGLLNFYAYVKTHVKCTKGFTQRRMQKRLESLVEVLHKEKQEQDKDVKRVKGSKQVQKQVRFPRSAMLKQRCREFAKKIKQIRFRIKIRGFGHFRRRWLKIPKFSSPMKYTKLE; translated from the exons ATGAGAAGAGAGCTTACCATGGCTTGCTTTGACAAGGCGTCACCGGCACTGAAGGAGATTCTGCTCAAGTTGTATCG TGCTGAAAAGCATGTGGAGATTGATCATCACTTGTATGAATTTGGGTCTGTAGAGTACCACATTCAG TCTCCAGCAGCAGATTTAAATCATAATTACCTGTCGATATCCACTCCATTGCTTTCCCAAGGAGTTCTGCAATCATATGGGTTCTCACGATACACTCTACAGATGATAAAGGAACTTTGCTCTGATGCTATAGAAATTGTTGATCCACCAAGAGAAGGATACCAGCTCACTCTAAAAATTGACTTTTCCAAGATTCCAAGGGAAAAAG ACCCTGAAAAGGTGATGACACAAATTTCTTCCGTGCAAGCTATAATTTTAAGTTCCCAGCTGAAAGAAATGTTGGAGAATGTCAATTCTCAGGTCATGTATCAGGGGATGTATAAGCCAATGAAGCTTGTCTACCACCCAAGAGAACCCTTTTATGTCATCAAACAG CCACGAAAAATCACTGCAGTATTCCCAATGCGTTTTAAAGAACCTTCAGATGTGATTATTGCAACAGCCTTTTTTCAG GAACTTGTGGATGTGGGAAGTTCAGAAAAATGGGCCAAAGCACCACCTTGCACCTGGTCTCCCATTCCTCCACCAGAACTGCAAGGGGAACCTTTAGAAGATTTGACCACCAATGGGGGGTTTGTTTCTTTTG ATATTTCATCACGTCATGTTGAAGGTAAAAAACTAGATAAGACCGTATGGGGTCTATTAAACTTCTATGCCTATGTGAAAACACATGTCAAG TGCACCAAAGGATTCACACAGAGAAGGATGCAAAAGCGTTTGGAGAGCTTGGTTGAG GTCCTGCATAAGGAAAAACAGGAACAAGATAAAGATGTTAAAAGGGTTAAAG GAAGCAAACAAGTTCAAAAACAGGTAAGGTTCCCAAGATCTGCAATGCTTAAACAAAGATGCCGTGAGTTCGCCAAAAAGATCAAGCAAATTCGTTTTCGAATTAAAATACGAGGATTTGGGCATTTTCGGAGACGATGGTTGAAAATCCCAAAGTTCTCTTCTCCAATGAAATATACTAAACtagaataa
- the LOC110612214 gene encoding actin-related protein 2/3 complex subunit 2B isoform X1 yields MRRELTMACFDKASPALKEILLKLYRAEKHVEIDHHLYEFGSVEYHIQSPAADLNHNYLSISTPLLSQGVLQSYGFSRYTLQMIKELCSDAIEIVDPPREGYQLTLKIDFSKIPREKDPEKVMTQISSVQAIILSSQLKEMLENVNSQVMYQGMYKPMKLVYHPREPFYVIKQPRKITAVFPMRFKEPSDVIIATAFFQELVDVGSSEKWAKAPPCTWSPIPPPELQGEPLEDLTTNGGFVSFDISSRHVEGKKLDKTVWGLLNFYAYVKTHVKCTKGFTQRRMQKRLESLVEVLHKEKQEQDKDVKRVKENVGSKQVQKQVRFPRSAMLKQRCREFAKKIKQIRFRIKIRGFGHFRRRWLKIPKFSSPMKYTKLE; encoded by the exons ATGAGAAGAGAGCTTACCATGGCTTGCTTTGACAAGGCGTCACCGGCACTGAAGGAGATTCTGCTCAAGTTGTATCG TGCTGAAAAGCATGTGGAGATTGATCATCACTTGTATGAATTTGGGTCTGTAGAGTACCACATTCAG TCTCCAGCAGCAGATTTAAATCATAATTACCTGTCGATATCCACTCCATTGCTTTCCCAAGGAGTTCTGCAATCATATGGGTTCTCACGATACACTCTACAGATGATAAAGGAACTTTGCTCTGATGCTATAGAAATTGTTGATCCACCAAGAGAAGGATACCAGCTCACTCTAAAAATTGACTTTTCCAAGATTCCAAGGGAAAAAG ACCCTGAAAAGGTGATGACACAAATTTCTTCCGTGCAAGCTATAATTTTAAGTTCCCAGCTGAAAGAAATGTTGGAGAATGTCAATTCTCAGGTCATGTATCAGGGGATGTATAAGCCAATGAAGCTTGTCTACCACCCAAGAGAACCCTTTTATGTCATCAAACAG CCACGAAAAATCACTGCAGTATTCCCAATGCGTTTTAAAGAACCTTCAGATGTGATTATTGCAACAGCCTTTTTTCAG GAACTTGTGGATGTGGGAAGTTCAGAAAAATGGGCCAAAGCACCACCTTGCACCTGGTCTCCCATTCCTCCACCAGAACTGCAAGGGGAACCTTTAGAAGATTTGACCACCAATGGGGGGTTTGTTTCTTTTG ATATTTCATCACGTCATGTTGAAGGTAAAAAACTAGATAAGACCGTATGGGGTCTATTAAACTTCTATGCCTATGTGAAAACACATGTCAAG TGCACCAAAGGATTCACACAGAGAAGGATGCAAAAGCGTTTGGAGAGCTTGGTTGAG GTCCTGCATAAGGAAAAACAGGAACAAGATAAAGATGTTAAAAGGGTTAAAG AAAATGTAGGAAGCAAACAAGTTCAAAAACAGGTAAGGTTCCCAAGATCTGCAATGCTTAAACAAAGATGCCGTGAGTTCGCCAAAAAGATCAAGCAAATTCGTTTTCGAATTAAAATACGAGGATTTGGGCATTTTCGGAGACGATGGTTGAAAATCCCAAAGTTCTCTTCTCCAATGAAATATACTAAACtagaataa
- the LOC110612381 gene encoding uncharacterized protein LOC110612381 yields the protein MDNDVKDANGFTVDSEKVENHADDREDYSDSNTLLPPRRGGMSRSPKRVRRKVQWNDNNGNKLTEVLIFEPSDNSDSDDDDSDSCACTIM from the exons ATGGATAACGATGTTAAGGATGCTAATGGGTTCACCGTAGACTCTGAAAAAGTTGAAAATCATGCTGATGATAGAGAAGATTACAGTGACTCCAATACTTTGTTGCCTCCTAGGAGGGGTGGGATGTCAAGAAGTCCAAAGCGAGTGCGGAGGAAAGTTCAGTGGAATGATAACAATGGGAATAAACTCACAGAGGTTTTAATATTTGAACCAAG TGATAATAGTGATTCTGATGACGATGATTCAGATTCTTGCGCCTGTACCATAATGTAG
- the LOC110611139 gene encoding kinesin-related protein 4 produces the protein MGCFIGCFGFSSKRKRRKPANRVQPGDHGFGSYEPLNSTSTVLDITGEPINSDSVLSKKHKEPLNCKIRKKVSFNLNVQSYEPISKEESTDYFWESEEEEKKVGISKETAKEGQSPSRSDGDSIATIMVSYPSNYRYRNCVDCYDEEDEIAYEESDLDDDDDDDSDEDEDDGSGGDIDDVRISQEELSEKFMSLSVSSNKRDSLTEFAEEKSENMNLNEGGLKSLGMNRNARARSQYVYSVLNPVENLSQWKAVKAKGMPPVKRQRKENIAALDQQARKPTPEIAVDASLSNWLFSADSCQSRATSITKSNNILVDAISSKKNSIEDMPILDNINLEASQQINCSNPLYNRLINLG, from the exons ATGGGGTGCTTTATTGGCTGTTTTGGCTTTTCTTCCAAGAGAAAGCGCAGAAAGCCTGCCAATAGAGTTCAACCTGGGGACCAT GGATTTGGTAGCTATGAACCTCTGAATTCAACTTCTACGGTTCTTGATATAACAGGGGAGCCCATAAACTCAGACTCTGTGCTCAG CAAAAAGCATAAGGAGCCATTGAACTGCAAAATTAGAAAGAAAGTGAGCTTTAACTTGAATGTGCAGAGTTATGAGCCGATTTCAAAAGAAGAAAGTACAGATTATTTCTGGGAAAGTgaggaagaggaaaagaaagtaGGGATTAGCAAAGAAACTGCAAAAGAAGGCCAGTCTCCATCTCGTTCTGATGGGGATTCGATAGCAACAATAATGGTATCTTATCCATCGAATTATAGATATCGAAACTGCGTTGACTGCTATGACGAAGAGGATGAAATAGCATATGAAGAAAGTGACTTGGATGATGACGACGATGATGATTCtgatgaagatgaagatgacgGTAGTGGTGGCGATATTGATGATGTGAGAATAAGCCAAGAAGAGCTTTCTGAAAAATTCATGTCGTTATCGGTGAGTTCAAATAAGAGAGATTCTTTGACTGAGTTTGCAGAGGAAAAATCCGAAAATATGAACTTGAATGAGGGAGGATTGAAATCACTTGGGATGAATCGAAATGCTCGAGCTAGGAGTCAGTATGTTTACTCTGTGCTGAACCCAGTAGAAAATCTCAGCCAGTGGAAAGCAGTGAAGGCCAAAGGAATGCCACCAGTGAAGCGCCAGAGAAAGGAGAATATAGCAGCATTAGACCAACAAGCCAGGAAACCCACACCTGAAATTGCAGTTGATGCCAGTCTCTCAAACTGGTTATTTTCTGCTGATTCTTGTCAATCCAGAGCCACATCCATTACCAAGAGTAACAACATTCTTGTGGACGCTATATCATCAAAGAAAAACTCAATTGAAGATATGCCCATTTTAGATAACATCAATTTGGAGGCTTCACAGCAAATCAATTGTTCAAATCCTTTATACAACAGATTGATTAATCTGGGTTGA
- the LOC110610949 gene encoding heterogeneous nuclear ribonucleoprotein 1, with product MDSDQGKLFIGGISWETTEEKLNDYFSQYGDVLQTVVMRDKTTGRPRGFGFVVFADPSILDRVLQDKHTIDGRTVEAKKALSREEQQTTVRAGNLNSARNTGNGGNIRTKKIFVGGLPPTLTEEGFRQYFEAYGHVTDVVIMYDQNTQRPRGFGFISFDSEDAVDQVLHKTFHDLNGKQVEVKRALPKDANPGAGSRSMGGGASGAGGYQGYGASGGNSSSYDGRMDSNRYMQPQSTGGGFPPYGSSGYNAPGYGYGPANNGVGYGGYGGYGGASAGYGGPAGAAYGNPNVPNTGYASGPPGAPRSTWSSQAPSGYGAMGYGNAASWGQPNAGAGGPGTTPAGQSPSGTAGYGNQGYGYGNYGGNDGSYGNPAGYGAVGGRAGGTPNSNVGGAGGELQGNGSGYMGSGYGDANGNPGYGNAGWRSEPLASGNYGTPQANGPHGGQVGYGGGYGGGQSRQGQQQ from the exons atGGATTCAGATCAGGGAAAGCTATTTATCGGCGGGATTTCATGGGAGACAACCGAGGAGAAGCTCAATGACTACTTTTCTCAATATGGCGACGTTTTACAGACTGTGGTAATGCGAGACAAGACCACTGGCAGACCTAGAGGCTTTGGCTTTGTCGTTTTTGCAGATCCTTCCATCCTTGATAGGGTTCTCCAGGATAAGCATACCATTGATGGTAGAACG GTTGAGGCTAAGAAGGCCTTGTCAAGAGAGGAGCAACAGACTACTGTCAGGGCTGGAAATCTGAATTCTGCTAGAAACACTGGCAATGGTGGAAATATCAGGACCAAAAAGATTTTTGTTGGTGGGTTACCTCCTACTCTTACGGAGGAAGGATTCCGTCAGTATTTTGAAGCTTATGGCCATGTCACTGATGTAGTAATAATGTATGACCAGAACACCCAACGGCCTCGTGGATTTGGATTTATTTCCTTTGATAGTGAAGATGCTGTTGATCAGGTTTTGCACAAAACATTTCATGATTTGAATGGTAAGCAAGTTGAAGTAAAGCGGGCTCTTCCTAAAGATGCTAATCCTGGTGCTGGAAGCCGCTCTATGGGTGGTGGTGCTAGTGGTGCTGGTGGTTATCAGGGCTATGGTGCTTCTGGGGGCAATTCAAGTTCATATGATGGTCGCATGGATTCAAATAGGTATATGCAGCCTCAAAGCACTGGAGGTGGCTTTCCTCCTTATGGTTCATCTGGCTATAATGCACCTGGTTATGGATATGGTCCTGCCAATAATGGTGTTGGATATGGTGGTTACGGTGGTTATGGTGGTGCCAGTGCTGGCTATGGTGGACCTGCTGGTGCTGCATATGGGAATCCCAATGTCCCAAATACTGGCTATGCAAGCGGCCCACCTGGTGCCCCTAGAAGCACATGGAGCAGTCAAGCTCCTTCTGGCTATGGTGCTATGGGCTATGGAAATGCTGCTTCTTGGGGTCAGCCAAATGCTGGTGCTGGTGGTCCTGGTACAACTCCTGCAGGTCAATCTCCTAGTGGGACTGCTGGGTATGGGAATCAAGGTTATGGGTATGGTAATTATGGTGGAAATGATGGGTCTTACGGGAATCCAGCTGGTTATGGGGCTGTTGGGGGGCGTGCTGGGGGTACCCCTAACAGTAATGTTGGCGGTGCAGGTGGAGAACTACAGGGGAATGGCAGTGGCTACATGGGGAGTGGCTATGGTGATGCGAATGGAAATCCAGGATATGGAAATGCAGGGTGGAGATCTGAGCCACTGGCATCTGGAAATTATGGGACTCCTCAAGCAAATGGACCTCATGGCGGGCAAGTTGGTTATGGTGGGGGGTATGGTGGTGGTCAGTCTCGGCAAGGCCAACAACAGTGA